Within Populus trichocarpa isolate Nisqually-1 chromosome 6, P.trichocarpa_v4.1, whole genome shotgun sequence, the genomic segment TCACCTGTGAATTGGTTTTTCCCCATATATAGCATCTCCAAGTTAACCAAATTTCCCAAACCAGCTGGGATGCTCCCAAATATCCGATTAGAATCCAGGGTCATTATGCTAAGGCTGGTAAAGTTGGTGATGGCACTAGGCAACATCCCACCAAAATTGTTGACGTTTATAGCCATAAGTTGCAAACTAGTTGCGTTGCTAACGGTAGACAAGAAATCCAAATCACGAGCTTCCCCAGTTCCAAGATGATTTGTGGAGATGCTTAGCCACCAAAGTTTATGCATCTTCTCCAACGAAGGCACGTTTCCGGTAAATCCATTTATGGCGATAGTAAGTCTCTCCAGGTATGAAGAATTGGACAACGAAATTGGAATGCTTCCAGTAATTTGGTTGTCACCAACATTAAGCTCAACAAGGTAAGGAAATTCGTTGCCCAAGTCTGAGGGGAGAGTCCCTTGAAGCTGGTTTTGTGGGAAGcaaaaaatactcaaaaaagaaagattgtaTAGTGATGAAGGGATGGTACCGGTCAAGAAGTTTGCACCCATTGAAATGTAATACAAGTTCTTTAGTTGACCAAGAGTATCAGGGAGTGTTCCACCAAAATTGTTGAAGGTTGTGCTCAGCACTTGCAGAGATGAATAGTTGCCAAAAAATGAAGGGATTCCTCCTGTCAGATCATTGAACTCGACATTCAGTAATTGAAGGTTCAATAAAGAACTGAATTCCAATGGAATCCTGCCTATCAAGTTGTTGCGACCAAGTGTGATGCTGATAAGGTTCAAGCAACTTGAAATATTGGGAGGAATTTCTCCACTGAGCAAATTATTATGCAACCGCAGCATCTTTAGCCTGCGCAACCGGCCTAAATCCGGGGGAATTTCACTGCTGAAGCTGTTGTTATAGAGATGTAAGACTTGTAGAAAGCTGAGATTTCCAAGGTGCGGTGATATGGACCCCTAAAGGAGCTGTGAGTTAAGGTCCAAAACAGTAACCCTTTGGTGCTTAGGGCTACATTTGACACCATACCACTGGCAAAACTGAGCTGATGTATTCCATAAGTTCATGATGCCAAGAGGGTCACTGGTGATCTTGGTCTTGAATTCAAGCAAGGCTTCTTGGTCTGCTTCATTCTCTCCTCCATTAACAAAGCCATTAATGCTAAAGAGGAGAATGATTGCATGATGAACACCAAATCTTGATCTCATcaggaaaatcaaaatttcacgCTGATGTTTTGGTTCAAGAATCAGGATTTTTAAGGGGTAGGTGAAGTGATCATCAGGACTTCTTTCAGGTATATAAATTCTTAGGAAACCGTTTCTTTATGTCCTTCCACACCAACgtttttcaatgttttatgAAATGGAAGACTTTTGAGGTGACAAGGGACCTCACATTTCCGTTTATTTGGTCTAagcacatatttttttcaactaaattgGTCACTGTTTTTTGAAAGACAACAATTATGTCACGACACTTGGTGTCGCCTTGTGCGTTCGCGGGCCGGCAGGGACGCAGGGTGGAGTTTCTCAGTGAAGGTAGGCTTGTGATAATGAAAGAATGCGTGTTTAATTAATGCAGAAATAGAAGGATTGAAGTTCACTCAAACACGTTAACATGACcatgacctcttctaatcttCAATTTCAAACTTG encodes:
- the LOC18100734 gene encoding putative receptor-like protein kinase At3g47110 — its product is MRSRFGVHHAIILLFSINGFVNGGENEADQEALLEFKTKITSDPLGIMNLWNTSAQFCQCFSSEIPPDLGRLRRLKMLRLHNNLLSGEIPPNISSCLNLISITLGRNNLIGRIPLEFSSLLNLQLLNVEFNDLTGGIPSFFGNYSSLQVLSTTFNNFGGTLPDTLGQLKNLYYISMGANFLTGTIPSSLYNLSFLSIFCFPQNQLQGTLPSDLGNEFPYLVELNVGDNQITGSIPISLSNSSYLERLTIAINGFTGNVPSLEKMHKLWWLSISTNHLGTGEARDLDFLSTVSNATSLQLMAINVNNFGGMLPSAITNFTSLSIMTLDSNRIFGSIPAGLGNLVNLEMLYMGKNQFTGDIPEEIGKLQQLKKLGLQGNKLSGNIPSSFGNLTLLTHLYMYQSSLKGSIPPELGKCLNLLLLNLSQNNLTGAIPKEVLSIPSLTIYMDLSRNNLIGSLPTEVGTLTNLGILDISHNMLSGEIPGTLGSCVRLESLFMQNNFFQGTIPSSFISLRGLQVLNLSHNNLTGSIPDFFLDFRALATLNLSFNNFEGLVPTDGVFRNSSAVSVVGNSKLCGGIADIGPNFSVSLVR